Genomic DNA from Sulfolobales archaeon:
TTGTATCACAGAGACTTCACAAGACTAGCTCTACTGAGAGAACACATGGGATTCTGGCACTACTTCTTCGCATCCGCAGTCGAGAAGATCGGAGGAGGCATTGTAGATCTAATCCTCTCCAGCGAGAGAAGACTAGTAGGTCAAGGAGTATTCTACAAGATAGCAACACCAGAAATAATCCTAGGAGTCATATACTACCTGGTCATCGGAAGAGAATTCAGAGGAAAAGGCTTTGGAAGAATCCTGCTAGCAACTCTAGAAGAGATCTTATCATGGGAAGATGCCGAGATCTTCATCGCATCAACCACTCTAGATAACGAAGCTTCAAGAAGACTCTTCAGATCTCTAGACTACAAAGAATTCTCCTGGAAGGATCTATACAAACTACTAGGATCCGAAGAAACCGAGATACTTAGAAAAGCTTTATGCAGCTATGAAGATGATCTTATCATGATCAGATTTGAAAAAAGAGATATAAAAGATCTGAAGAAAGCTCTCAACAAGGAGAACACCTCCAGAAAAACCATAGAGAGAATCTGGAGAGAAATATGCTACACACCATGGCTCAGACTAAGAAGATCCTAGACACCCTAGAAAAACAAAACACACCAACCCAGGATCCAGCCTAGAAACCTCGACCTCTACCCCCTCCAAACCTCTTCAAAACCTGATCTGGGAAGAAGAGAGGAAGCAATATAAATGCCACCGAATAGAGCATGCTCGTGAAGATAAGCGGTGCCTCCAGATACACCTCCATCAGAACACCTCCAACAACTCTACCCACTCCAGCAGGAATCTGCCACGCAACACTAATCAGAGAAGCCCCCCTACCTCTATACCTGCTAGGTATCACACTCATCTCAAAAGCCTGATAGAGCGGATTTGCAACATTCATTAGAACTGTTCTCACAATATACAGTAGAGATGCTTCTAAATAACTTCTTGAGAAAGTCATCGCAAGCATCAATAGAATACTTGGCGATGCTATAATCATATAAGCTCTCAGAGGACCTCCAACCGCGATACTAAACCTAGGTGTTAAAAGCATTAGAAATCCCATTATAAGATTCTGTACCCCGAATACAAGCCCTAGATCTCCACTTGATGCATTGAATTTGAGAACAAAATAATAATCTATAATATGTATAGACATGCCAGCTCCAAAACTCACCACAGCATTCACAATCACAAGCTTAAAAAGCAATCCCAAAAGCATTCTCAAAGTAGCAGGCTTCTCCACAATACTCTCAGGATCATCAGAATACTTCCACCCTCCACCACCAGCAGATCTCTCTCTAATCATATAGAGAAGAGGTATAGAAGAAACCGGAAGAACCACTCCTAGAAATGCTATGACAATTCTATAAGCCTCCACAAGTCTGAACCCGTAGATCTCCTCCATAAGCAGAGGTATCCATCCTCCAAAAGATCCAAGACCTACTCCTACAGATGATACCGCTGAAATATATGGAAAAACCTGATCAAAACTTCTACCTCCAGCCACTCTAGTGACAAGCACAAGACCTGAAACATTTGAAAGCCCTAGAGCTAGCCCTCCCAGAAGAAAATAAGCATAGACCATGAAAATCTCTCCCAAAGACAGGAGAATAAGACTAAAACCCCATAGAAATAGAGAGAACATTAGAACCTTTCTAGCCTCAATAAAATCACTAAGCCATCCAGAAACCACTGTAGCAAGCAGAGAGAGCAGCAAACTCAAACCACTTAAAAACCCATAAGCTGAAGCTTGAACACCCAGCTGCCTGAGATACGGAGCATTAACACTCCACAGAAAACCAGATACCACGGAAGATATCAGACTCACAACTATTACAAGCCTCAGATCTCTGGAGACCGCCAATACACACTCAAACCTTTAGAATAAAATCTTCTAAGACTAATATCTTAAGACTAGCAAGAGAAGATCTCAATCCCTAGTGAAGAAAGAGATCACAAGAAAATCTGAAACCCGCCGGCAATACAATCTAGAATAATTTAAATTCCTCCACCACACCCCCAAACCCAGCTCCAAACCCTACTTCTAATCCTCTCATAAGAAGTCTAATAATGAGATAAGATCTGCACATATAATGCCGTGTATAATCCTGCTGCTAACTGGATCTTAACAAGTTTACTGATATCTATAACACTATATCTTCTCTCTTTCTCGAGGAATTCAAGAATCTCTTTAAACCTCATATCAACCTCCTCACCCACTCTCCTCAGCTCTCCTACTCCACTCTCCTCCTCAAGTATTCTCAGCAGTCTTCGCATCATTCCTACTAGGAGAAGCGAATAGAATCTTCTTATGTATAGGCTGTCGAAAACCTCAGCTATTGTCGCTCTCCTAGAAAGACCTGGATCTTTTAAAGCCCATCTTCTCTCAGCTTCAATAGCTTTAGGAGCTGTCTCTATAAAGTATTCTATTGATTCTATCAGCAGTCCTGCTTCTGAACATATATCCACACCTCTCTTTAACTCTTGAATTCTACTCCAGATATCTCTAATAAAACTGTAGATCTCTTCCCTCCATTTTATAGACTCGAGAACAGCATCTCTTCTTATAATATCCGACTCACTTACATCCTCGATCCTAGGATCGTATAGATATGGTACTTCTGTCACAAGCTCTACAACAGATGGATTCAACTCTCTAGCATAATCATAGCTACTACCACCATGTCTTATAACTTCAGCAGGATTCAATCCCTGGGATTCTAGAAAGTCGTAGTAGTCTTTCACAGAAACCATCATATATACAGCTCTCGAGAGAGTACGAGCCCATGGAACCTCAGGTTCTCCAAGACTTAATGGTATTCCAAGAGTTCTAGGGTAGAGCTGAAATATAGGATATAGCAGTGGTGCCTCAGCTGATATATAGTAGTATACTCCTCCAAAACCTGCGTTATGAAGACTATATATAAAATCAGGTCTATACCGATCTATTAGATTCATTAGAGCTCTAGTCCCCGGAGTAGGATTCTCAAATGAATACATCTTATACCTTATAGGAAAACTCCACTCAATCTGAACATTACCAGCAGGTCTGTAGTAGTTCTCAGCATAAGTCTCTATCGTAAAAGGCTTCTTAAACCAGCCTTCATTCATCCTCAGCCCATCAACATCTACAGCTTTAACAACAACCCATGTATAGTTATAAAGCTTTCTAAGCTCCTCATCAGATGCCAGAACCCTTGCTAAGTACTCGAGAGTAAGAGTTCCAATAGGCTCATTAGGATGTGGTGCTCCGAAGAGAAGCGCGGTTTTAGAACCTCTACCTATGATCAGAGCTCTAATCCTCTCACCACATCTACTACTTCCAGCATCTACCACTCTAACAACATCTCTATACTCTCTAGCTAGCATATCCGTGGAATCCTCAAGCTCTTTAAACGTCATAAAACCTCTGAAATCAGGCACACCCTCTAGAACTCTACCTATCACATCTAGAGCCTCATGAGACATGAGAATATCATCTAGATACTACTAAGCATCAGAGTTAAAAACCGATAACAGAGATCTTGAGAAGTAATGAATCAAGATCTTATAGTTATCTCTATAACAACCGATATATGTAGAAGACAGTTCCAGACCTGAAAGTTCTGAGATCTCGAGATATATTGCTTCTAGAGATAGAGAACATAACAAGATCTATAGATCTATAGGAGCTGATGAAGGTCATAGCCGGAGTTTAAGATATGAGACTTATATCAGAGCTGAACCCTTGTTTTTAACTGATCTATAGATAAAAACCTAGAACCTATACATATCACAATACCAGACTCTTAGCTCAAGAACTTTAATATCGTCAAGCACTAGCTACACACATGAAAGCTCTTTAATCTCCATACCAAGATCACAGGTGCTTCACAATACTCGATACAATCTTACTATGAATATCCTTATACAAGCTGGTTTGTTTTAGCAGTGAGATACTGCCATAAGCTTTTTCCAATGAAGTATCAAGTCTGAGTATACCTAGAACTCTAATATTTTCGTTTCTCAGCTCACTTAATAATCTCTCCTCAAGATCTTTATCACCAATGCTCATATTAAATATCAAACCTATAGGTTCTATCGAGAGTTCTCTGAGAACCTTTACCAAGTTTCGTGTAGGCTGAATTGAGAGAATACTTGTATTTGAAATAATTAACGGTCTGGTCAAATCCTTCATAAATTTGATGATATTTAGGTTAACATCTGTGAATGTTGGTGGAGGATCTACTATTAAGATATCAGTGTCTCTCCATATAGTTATTGATAGTATTTCTTTGAAAACTTCATCTAACTCTCTACCTCTGAGAGGTGTTGGGTTACCTTTAGTATAATACGCTAATGTAATAAGTCTTAAGCTGTCTATACGTGGAGGTATAATACCTTTCTCCTCAACAGGTTTAATAATCTCAATATCTACACCTAGTACTATGTGTAGTGTTGGATTTGTAAAATCCATATCTATTAATCCAACTCTATAACCATGCTCGCTTAGAGAGAGAGCTAGGAGAGATGCTATAGTAGTTTTACCAACACCTCCCTTAAAACCTAGAACAGGTATTATAGTTCTAATACTACTTAATCTCTCTCTAATCACATGTATTCTAGGATCTATCATGTTGCTCATGTCTCTATAACCTCAACAATCTCCTCTATATAAACACCTCTCCCACTAACTATTTCAAAATCTCTAGAATTACATTTAGGACACTTAACATAGGCGTGTATAGACTCAGGTATGAAGTGTATCATTTCAGAGATATCTTCACCTAGGTCTTCAGGATTTACACTCCACTCATAATTACAAAATCTACACCTAAGACTTATACCTATATCTCTTACCTTGACCTCAACTTCTCTAAAACCCTCAATCCTCAGCAATTCTTTCACATTAAATACTAGAATATCTTTATCTATATTCTGAAGTCTTCCTACAGCGATTGTCACCCCTACGATGGTTCTACCTCTATAATTGTTAACAATATATCTCACTATAGACTCTGCAATAGCCCATTCATGCATTGCTATAACATCCTCTCAGATTTTCTACTGCTATTTGATGTATATATAGAGTCTATTATCTTGATCACATCACTACATATCTCTGAGATCTTATTTTTAAGCGTATCCGAAAGCTCTTCTGAGAGAGTCTGAGTATCACTTATACCGATACCTATAACATATATCTTCTCGGGAGGCTCTAGATTATATACTTCAAGGATTCTTAGTACATCTGCAAGGCTTAAGGAGTGAGGAGCTTTTACATGACTTCCATAGAAATCTTTAGGATCTATAAGATGTACTCTACCAATATCATCTGGATTGTCAACGATAATACTATCTACTATGATCAACTCCTTAACACCACTAATAATATCTAGTAGAGATATCCAGGATCTCTCTAGTATCTCTACTTCAAAGCCTCTCTTCTCTAGATCTCCTCTTAGCAGTGATCCTATTACTAACCCTATTTTATCTTCAAGAAAAATACTATTACCTAGAAAAAGAATTTTTCTATCTCCTCTAGTTTTCATATTTGATGCCATCTAATCTCTAAGATACTTCTTTCCTAAGAGCTCTCCTCTCTCATTATAGAGTTCTACCACGATCTTTAACTCACCTGGTAATGCATGAGTTCCACATGCATGACATGGATCGTAGGCTCTGAAAGCCATCTCAACCATATTGAGGAGGCCTTCTCTAACATCTCCACCCTTAATTAATGCTCTCGCAGCTTTATCTATAGACATGTTTATTCTCGCAGCATTAAACTGTGTAGCTACTAGTAGATTAGCTTTTCTCAGAATACCTCTCTCATCACTCTCATAATGGTGTATGAGAACTCCTCTAGGAGCCTCAACAACACCAATACCTGTAGGACCTGGAGTCTTAGTCGGTATGTTAAGCACCTCTCTACTCTCAATATCCGGGTCTTCAGCAAGTTCTTTAATCCTCTCAGCAGCATATATAATCTCTACCACTCTAGCCCAGTGCATTGCCAGAGTGTAATGCGCTGGTTTCTCACCTAGAGTCTCATACATCTCCTCGAAAGCTTGCTGAGCCATTGGAGTTGCCATAGAATCTGAGACATTTAATCTCGCTAGAGGTGCTACACATAGTATTCCACTATCAGGTCCTTCGACGAAACCTTTCCATCCAATCGGCTTCAAGTATGGGAATTTTATATATGTCCACGGCTCTATATGCTCAGCTATGTAGTTGAGGTATTCGTGGACATCGAATTTAGCGTATTCTCTCCCCCTAGGATCTATTATTCTAAGCTTGCCGTCGTAGAAGTTTAATCTATTCTTATCATCTACCAAGCCCATATAGTAAGTCTCATGTCTATAAACATCGCTTGTTACAAGCTTATATATGCTTGGATCACCTAAGACAATACTCTTAAAGATCTTATGCGTTGTTATTGCAATTTCTATTGCTTCATTAACAGATTCTCTCAGCTCTTTAACCACCTCCGGCTCTAAAGGTTTCGATATACCACCAGGTCTACCAAAAGGTGGGTGGATTGTTTTACCCATAATCTTCTCATTTAACTTTCTAAACTTCCTCCTAACACTCACTATCTTATATCCTAGAGCTCCAACTTTCTTTAAAACACCAACTATATTCCTCTCTTCTTTAGGAGCTTCTGGACCTACTATGAAATCCGGTCCTGCAAGCACGTAGAAGTGCAAAGCATGGTCTTCAAGCATGAAGATATTATATGCAAGTTCTCTGATCTTCTTCGCTGCAATCGGAGGATCTACATGGAATAAATCATCTAACGCCTTAGTAGAAGCCATATGATGTGCTGTAGGACATACACCACATATTCTAGGAGTTATCACTGGCGCATCCTCAGCAGGTCTACCTTCTAAGAACTTCTCAAATCCTCTCAACTCTGGTACCTGTAGATAAGCTCTTATACAATCTCCTTTTTCATCAAGGATAGCTATAATTCTCCCATGACCTTCAAGTCTTGTTATAGGATCTATTACAATCTTCCTCATCCTAAAACTAGACACTCCTACCACCCCACTTCATTAAATTAAGTCTAAGTCTTGAAGCTGGTAGTGTGAATTTATAGACTAAACCCGCAGGATCTGGCAAACCTTCCTCAATTATTCTAGCTATCTCTCTCTCATCCTTAGAATCTATTATACTAGCAAGGAATGATATAACCTTACCACCGTAATCTATATGTGTCTCTAGAGGACCGTAGCATCCTATACATGGCATAGCAGCTTTAGGACATAAAGCAGTACATCCTCCTCTAGTAGAAGGCCCTAGACATGGGATACCTTGAGCAAGTAAGCATTTCCCAGGATCTATTCTCGTATTATATATTCTAGATATCTTCTTAACTAGAATCTTCTCTGGCTTAGTTGCATTTAGCGGACACTCATCGCAGAGAGCTCTCTGAGAAGCTCCTATAACCGAACCTTTTGGAGGTATCTTTCCACTGAGTAGCATCTTTAAAGCATTGAGAGTAGTCTCCGGTGTTGGAGGACAACCTGGTATATAATAGTCTACTTCAATAACAGCGTTCAAGGGTAAGAGTATTGGTAGAAACTCTGGAAGCTCTAGTTCTACACCTTCCTCAGCAACATATTTAACCATAGGCTTCCTATCTCTCTCATATACTGTTGGCACTTCAGAATAAACTCTCGATAATATCTCCTCACGAGAGTAAAGATTAGCTAAACCAGGTACTCCACCCCATGAAGCACATGCTCCATAAGCTATAACAATCTTCGCTTTTCTTCTAAGAAGTCTGGCCATCTCTACATGCTCGGATAGTCTTACACCACCATTTATTAAAGCTACATCCACTGATTTATCTGGAAGCTTCTCAACATCTTCCTTCTTAAAATCTACAGCTACAGGCCAGAATACTATATCTAAGATGTTAATCAGCGACGGCTCATCACTTACAGCATCAACCTGAGCCTCCTCACATCCACCACAGCTAGCCATCCAGTAGAAAGCTATACGTATCTTACCCTCACTCAATCTTTCCCACCTCTCTCACCACCTTAAGAGGTCCTAGTTTTCTAATCTTCTCAACCATATCCTGAGCTACTTCAATAAGTTTCTTAGCATCTGAAGCCGCTATCCACTCCAGCCTAAACCTCTCAGATTCCACACCCAACTGTTCTAAAAGTTTTCTCAGTAGAATTGCTCTTCTAAGAGCTTTATAGTTGCCCTCTATATAGTGGCAGTCTCCAGGTCTACAACCAGCAATAATAACACCATCAGCTCCATTAGCGAAAGCTTCTAATACAAGTTGAGGATCTACTCTACCAGAACACATAACTCTTATAATTCTTATATTAGGTGGATACTTCATCCTGCTAGTCCCAGCTAGGTCTGCCGCTGCATAAGCGCACCAATTACATGCAAACATCAAGATTTTAGGCTCGAATCTCTCACCCATACTCTCACCCTTTGAATGCTCTTACTTGAGCAATAAGCTGTACATCTTTAAATCCTCTCTGCTGCATAGCTCCAGAGGGGCATGCCGCAGCACAAGTACCACATCCAGCACATAGAAGGGGGTTGACTGAGGCTATAGTCCTACTATCTACTTGCTTAAGTGATATAGCGTTATAAGGACACATGCCTATGCATACTCTACATCCGCTACATAGATCCTCATTAACAGCTGCTATCTGAGCCTCGCCAGCTATTATATCTTTACTAAGAATCGATAACGCTCTTGAAGCTGCAGCACTTCCATGAATTATACTCTCAATAACACTCTTAGGACCAGTCACAGCTCCAGCTAAGAATATTCCTCTACTCGCAGCCTCTACCGGTCTGAGCTTTAGATGTGCTTCATTTACAAATCCTTCTTCTCCACAGCCTACCCTGATAACATCTAATACTTGTCTCAAATACTTTCCTGGAGCCATACCTACAACTAGCACGACTAAGTCTGAGGGTATCTCTAAGTACTCGTTAATAGTTATATCACGTACATAGACTCTAATATCTCCATCTTGAACTCTAACCTCTGGAGTCTCCCTATATCTAACAAATCTAACACCTTTCTCTAAAGCCTTCCAATAAATATCTTCATCATAGCCGTAGGTTCTTATATCCTTGTGAAGAATATATATTGAAGCATCTGGCATCTGCTCTAAGATCTTAATAGCAGCTGATAACATAGCTGAGCAACACATTCTAGAGCAGAATTCATAAGATCTAGGTGTAGTCTTTAGAGACCCGACACATGATATGAAAGTTATTCTCTTAGGCATGCTACCATCTACTACAAGCCTCCCCCTAGTAACCCCCTTCTCATCGAGAAGTCTATGTAGCTGGAATAATGTAATAACCTTACTACTTAACCCATAACCTAGCTCACCCTTCTCAGGATCATAAGGATCATATCCTGTAGCTAGGATTATAACTCCAACCTCAACCTCCTCGACACGCTCCTGTTCTGATAAATCTATGGCTTTAGCAGGGCATACTTTAACACACTCACCACAGAGAGTACATGCTTCTAGGTCGATCGCGTATATAGGTGGGTATGCTCCCTCAAAGGGTATGTAGATCGCTCTCCTCTTCATGATACCATACTCATACTCATTAGGTACTTCAACAGGACACACCTTAACACACTCACCACAGAGAGTACATTTTGAATTAACACGTCTCGGTTTAATCCTAATCCTAACCTTAAAACTCCCAGCTGAACCTTCAACAGATTCTATCTCAGAATTCACATAAACCCTTACACTTGGAGTCTTAGCCAGTTCATTAATAGCTGATTTTACGAGTTCATCACCTCTAACCCCTAGATATCTTATTAAGGGGATCCTAGCCGTGTGACCTCCTAGCGCATGTTTCCTCTCAACTAAGTACACATTAAATCCTGCTCTAGCTAGTTCAAGAGCGCTCCTAATTCCAGCAGCACCTCCTCCGATTACTAGTGCATTTCTAACTACACCGACCTTAGCCTCTTCCAAAGGCTCTAGTAAGGCTGCCTTAGCTACAGCCATTCTAATTAAATCCTTAGCTTTTTCTGTAGCCTCTCTCCTATCAGTATGAGCCCATGAACAATGCTCTCTAATATTAACCATCTCGAATAGATACGGATTTAATCCACCTCTCATAACTGCATTCCTAAATGTTACCTCGTGAAGAGCTGGAGAACATGCTGCGACAACCACTCTATTCAAATTATACTCTTTAATATCATTTACAATGAGCTCCTGCCCTGGTTCTGAGCACATGAACATGTAGTCTCTAGCTATAACAACATTTGGTAGTGTTGTAGAGTATTTAACAACTTCTTTAACATCAACAAGCCCAGCTATATTAGTCCCACAATGACATACATACACTCCTATTCTAGGCTCATCGGGCATAAGCCGCCACCTCCCTCCTGCTGATAGCATATGTAGCCGCTCTAACAGCTGCCGCACTACCCTGAGCTACAGAATCCGGGATATCTTTAGGTCCTGTAATCGTTCCAGCCATGTATATCCCTTCAATAGGGGTAGCTATAGGATCCTGAGGATCTAATGTTTTAGGTCTTCCACCCTCTACAAGTCCTAGATCAGCTAGGAATGCTGGAGTATTGGGTACTATTCCTAGAGCTAGAACTACCATGTCAGCTTCTATCTTCTCTATAGTACCTTTTAGAGTATCTTCGTAGGCTATTATTAGATTCTTAGTCTTCTCATCTTCAATAATTTTAGCAGGTCTCCCTCTAATGAATTTGATCTTAAATTCTTCAATAGCTCTCTCATAGAACTCCTGAAATCTTTTACCAAAAGCTCTTATATCCATATACAGAATTGCTATATCAACATCTGGTTCATGCTCTTTAGCTAGGATAGCCTGCTTTATCGACGCCATACAACAATATGCTGAGCAGTATGGGTTAATCCTATAATCTCTAGAGCCTACACACTGGATAAATACTATCCTCTTAGGATGCTTTTTATCAGATCTCCTTAATAACACACCTCCAGTAGGTCCTCTAGCATCTAGTAATCTCTCAAACTCGATATTAGTATAAACATTAGGATACCTACCGTAACCATAGAGTGAGAGTGCTGGATGCTTAGGATCTACAAATCTATATCCTGTAGCTACTATTACAGCATTAACATATAATTGTATAATCTTCTCTGTATCATTAAAGTTTACTGCTCCACTAGGGCATACCTTCTCGCAGAGTCTACATGATTTAAGCTTAAAATACAGACATATGCTGGGATCTATTATAGCTTTTAATGGGACAGCCTGGGGGAAGGGTATGTAGATAGCTTTCCTCATTGATAGACCTTCATTAAACTCGTCTGGAGCTCCTAGTTTATCCTTAGCAGGGCATTTCTCAACACAAGTACTACACCCAGTGCACTTAGTTTCATCAACATATCTGGGATACTTCTTAATGATAGCTTTAAACACTCCATTTTTCTCTCTTGTTAGACTAATAACCTCGGCATTAGATATAATCTTTATATTAGGATTCCTAGCAACCTCAGCCATTTTAGGAGTTAGAATACATGAAGCACAGTCTAGAGTTGGAAATGTCTTATCCAGCTGAGCCATCCTACCTCCTATGCTAGGCTTCCTCTCAACAAGATAGACCTTAAATCCCATCTCTGCAAGATCTATGGCAGCCTGGATTCCAGCTATACCTCCGCCAACAACTAAAATCTCACCACTACTCATCGAACAAACCCCCTCTCCTTAAGCATTTTAAGTCTTGCAAAGTATATGGCGAAGGGTCTATAAGCTAGATGCGACCATTTACCGAAAGGTACCATTAATACTAGAAAGCATGCAGCAAATATTATATGTAGTGCAAACATTACATAGGTTAGGAGCGGGTAATCTAGAGTTCTAAATATTCCAGTTAATACCCCGGATGCTACAGTTAAAGCTAGCAACCACGTGTAAATCCAGTCGCTAGTATGAGAGTACTTCCATACATGATACTTCTTCTCAAATCTCCCCTTAATTATATAGAATAACCCGATCAATAGTAAGATTATAGATATAATGCCTAGAATACTGAGAGGATGTTTAAATAGGAATGGCTCGTTAGTAAGAGTAAATCTTAGAAGAACAACGAATAATAGAAATGATAGAGCGTAGCCATAGAATATCATTAAATGAATGAAGTGATACTTTCTGAAAGAGCATTTTGAAAGTTTAACCTGGGTAAAGAAATGCTTTGGAATCTCAACCAGCTCCCTAAGCGCCATACTTAGAGGTATACCTTTAAGGCTTCCAACAGTAAACCTATACATTCTATAAATGTTTAATAGAAGGAATAAAGCTAGCAATGCAAATACTATTAATCCTGCAGTATCAACAACTACTACAGGAGCAAATGTTTCAAGCATTGTACGATCAGTAATAATAGGGCCTCTAAAAATCAAGCCGATAAGTAGTGTTATGGTAGCCACCACAAGTACTCCTATCAGCCAACCATACTTCGTTAAATGTAAAAATCTTGAAACACGACCTGTAAAATCATATTTAATTATAAGATATCTTCTAGCAGCTGCAAGTATCTCTGAAGGATCAGCTCCTTTAGGACATGAATCTGAGCAGTCGCCACAATGATAACAAAGCCAAGGCTCAAGAGATGCAACAAGCTTATCCTCAACACCTAGTTTAACATATTTAATAACTTTCCTGGGGAAAGGCTCTCCACCATACTCCTCAGAGAAAGGACACGTAACTGTGCATACACCACAATCAAAACACTTACGAATACCAGATGCTCCAAGCATTTCAAGTGTGTTCATAAGATCAGGTTTAATTCTAAGAATACTTATTTTTGTCATCAGTATATATTATTATCCAAAACTTATATTTTTTCTTTAATGTGCATTTGAATGAATATATGTATGGTTTCAAATAGTTCTTTATAAAACATTTTTATTATAGCTTATATATAATAAAGTGTTTTAAGAATTACTACTATTACTATGGCTGATATTATTAAGGCTACATCTAATATTTTAGTACTCAGAGGTATTTCAA
This window encodes:
- a CDS encoding GNAT family N-acetyltransferase codes for the protein MNTSENLVGLYHRDFTRLALLREHMGFWHYFFASAVEKIGGGIVDLILSSERRLVGQGVFYKIATPEIILGVIYYLVIGREFRGKGFGRILLATLEEILSWEDAEIFIASTTLDNEASRRLFRSLDYKEFSWKDLYKLLGSEETEILRKALCSYEDDLIMIRFEKRDIKDLKKALNKENTSRKTIERIWREICYTPWLRLRRS
- a CDS encoding hydrogenase maturation protease, which codes for MASNMKTRGDRKILFLGNSIFLEDKIGLVIGSLLRGDLEKRGFEVEILERSWISLLDIISGVKELIIVDSIIVDNPDDIGRVHLIDPKDFYGSHVKAPHSLSLADVLRILEVYNLEPPEKIYVIGIGISDTQTLSEELSDTLKNKISEICSDVIKIIDSIYTSNSSRKSERML
- a CDS encoding hydrogenase iron-sulfur subunit translates to MGERFEPKILMFACNWCAYAAADLAGTSRMKYPPNIRIIRVMCSGRVDPQLVLEAFANGADGVIIAGCRPGDCHYIEGNYKALRRAILLRKLLEQLGVESERFRLEWIAASDAKKLIEVAQDMVEKIRKLGPLKVVREVGKIE
- the hypA gene encoding hydrogenase nickel incorporation protein HypA — translated: MHEWAIAESIVRYIVNNYRGRTIVGVTIAVGRLQNIDKDILVFNVKELLRIEGFREVEVKVRDIGISLRCRFCNYEWSVNPEDLGEDISEMIHFIPESIHAYVKCPKCNSRDFEIVSGRGVYIEEIVEVIET
- a CDS encoding Ni/Fe hydrogenase subunit alpha encodes the protein MSSFRMRKIVIDPITRLEGHGRIIAILDEKGDCIRAYLQVPELRGFEKFLEGRPAEDAPVITPRICGVCPTAHHMASTKALDDLFHVDPPIAAKKIRELAYNIFMLEDHALHFYVLAGPDFIVGPEAPKEERNIVGVLKKVGALGYKIVSVRRKFRKLNEKIMGKTIHPPFGRPGGISKPLEPEVVKELRESVNEAIEIAITTHKIFKSIVLGDPSIYKLVTSDVYRHETYYMGLVDDKNRLNFYDGKLRIIDPRGREYAKFDVHEYLNYIAEHIEPWTYIKFPYLKPIGWKGFVEGPDSGILCVAPLARLNVSDSMATPMAQQAFEEMYETLGEKPAHYTLAMHWARVVEIIYAAERIKELAEDPDIESREVLNIPTKTPGPTGIGVVEAPRGVLIHHYESDERGILRKANLLVATQFNAARINMSIDKAARALIKGGDVREGLLNMVEMAFRAYDPCHACGTHALPGELKIVVELYNERGELLGKKYLRD
- a CDS encoding P-loop NTPase — translated: MSNMIDPRIHVIRERLSSIRTIIPVLGFKGGVGKTTIASLLALSLSEHGYRVGLIDMDFTNPTLHIVLGVDIEIIKPVEEKGIIPPRIDSLRLITLAYYTKGNPTPLRGRELDEVFKEILSITIWRDTDILIVDPPPTFTDVNLNIIKFMKDLTRPLIISNTSILSIQPTRNLVKVLRELSIEPIGLIFNMSIGDKDLEERLLSELRNENIRVLGILRLDTSLEKAYGSISLLKQTSLYKDIHSKIVSSIVKHL
- a CDS encoding M14 family zinc carboxypeptidase; protein product: MSHEALDVIGRVLEGVPDFRGFMTFKELEDSTDMLAREYRDVVRVVDAGSSRCGERIRALIIGRGSKTALLFGAPHPNEPIGTLTLEYLARVLASDEELRKLYNYTWVVVKAVDVDGLRMNEGWFKKPFTIETYAENYYRPAGNVQIEWSFPIRYKMYSFENPTPGTRALMNLIDRYRPDFIYSLHNAGFGGVYYYISAEAPLLYPIFQLYPRTLGIPLSLGEPEVPWARTLSRAVYMMVSVKDYYDFLESQGLNPAEVIRHGGSSYDYARELNPSVVELVTEVPYLYDPRIEDVSESDIIRRDAVLESIKWREEIYSFIRDIWSRIQELKRGVDICSEAGLLIESIEYFIETAPKAIEAERRWALKDPGLSRRATIAEVFDSLYIRRFYSLLLVGMMRRLLRILEEESGVGELRRVGEEVDMRFKEILEFLEKERRYSVIDISKLVKIQLAAGLYTALYVQILSHY
- a CDS encoding MFS transporter, coding for MAVSRDLRLVIVVSLISSVVSGFLWSVNAPYLRQLGVQASAYGFLSGLSLLLSLLATVVSGWLSDFIEARKVLMFSLFLWGFSLILLSLGEIFMVYAYFLLGGLALGLSNVSGLVLVTRVAGGRSFDQVFPYISAVSSVGVGLGSFGGWIPLLMEEIYGFRLVEAYRIVIAFLGVVLPVSSIPLLYMIRERSAGGGGWKYSDDPESIVEKPATLRMLLGLLFKLVIVNAVVSFGAGMSIHIIDYYFVLKFNASSGDLGLVFGVQNLIMGFLMLLTPRFSIAVGGPLRAYMIIASPSILLMLAMTFSRSYLEASLLYIVRTVLMNVANPLYQAFEMSVIPSRYRGRGASLISVAWQIPAGVGRVVGGVLMEVYLEAPLIFTSMLYSVAFILLPLFFPDQVLKRFGGGRGRGF